In a single window of the Pongo abelii isolate AG06213 chromosome 1, NHGRI_mPonAbe1-v2.0_pri, whole genome shotgun sequence genome:
- the YY1AP1 gene encoding YY1-associated protein 1 (The RefSeq protein has 2 substitutions compared to this genomic sequence) gives MEDLFETFQDEMGFSNMEDDGPEEEERVAEPQPNTPQALRFEELLANLLNEQHQIAKELFEQLKMKKSSAKQQKEVEKVKPQCKEVHQTLILDPAQRKRLQQQMQQHVQLLTQIHLLATCNPNLNPEASSTRICLFYKKTKQLPVLVKCCEEIQPHQWKPPIEREEHRLPLWLKASLPSIQEELRRMADGAREVGNVTGTTEINSDQGLEKDNSELGSETRYPLLLPKGVVLKLKPVANRFPKKAWRQKRSSVLKPLLIQPSPSLQPSFNPGKTPPQSTHSEAPPSKMVLRIPHPIQPATVLQTVPGVPPLGVSGGESFESPAALPAMPPEARTSFPLSESQTLLSSAPVPKVMLPSPAPSMFRKPYVRRRPSKRRGARAFRCIKPAPVIHPASVIFTVPATTVKIVSLGGGCNMIQPVNAAVARSPQTIPIATLLVNPTSFPCPLNQPLVASSVSPLIVSGNSVNLPMPSTPEDKAHVNVDIACAVADGENAFQGLEPKLEPQELSPLSAAVFPKVEHSPGPPPVDKQCQEGLSENSAYRWTVVKTEEGRQALEPLPQGIQESLNNSSPGDLEEVVKMEPEDATEEISGFP, from the exons ATGGAAGATCTGTTTGAAACT TTCCAAGATGAGATGGGATTCTCCAACATGGAAGATGATGGCCCAGAAGAGGAGGAGCGTGTGGCTGAGCCTCAACCTAACACCCCTCAAGCTCTACG GTTTGAGGAACTACTGGCCAACCTACTAAATGAACAACATCAGATAGCGAAGGAACTATTTGAACAGCTGAAGATGAAGAAATCTTCAGCCAAACAGCAGAAGGAGGTAGAGAAGGTTAAACCCCAGTGTAAGGAAGTTCATCAGACCCTGATTCTGGACCCAGCACAGAGGAAGAGACTCCAGCAGCAGATGCAGCAG cATGTTCAGCTCTTGACGCAAATCCACCTTCTTGCCACCTGCAACCCCAATCTCAATCCGGAGGCCAGTAGCACCAGGATATGTCTT tTTTATAAGAAGACCAAACAACTGCCAGTCCTAGTAAAATGCTGTGAAGAGATCCAGCCACATCAGTGGAAGCCACCTATAGAGAGAGAAGAACACCGGCTCCCATTCTGGTTAAAG GCCAGTCTGCCATCCATCCAGGAAGAACTGCGGCGCATGGCTGATGGTGCTAGAGAGGTAGGAAATGTGACTGGAACCACTGAGATCAACTCAGATCAAGGCCTAGAAAAAGACAACTCAGAGTTGGGGAGTGAAACTCGGTACCCACTGCTATTGCCTAAGGGTGTAGTCCTGAAACTGAAGCCAGTTGCCAACCGTTTCCCCAAGAAGGCTTGGAGACAGAAGCGTTCATCAGTCCTGAAACCCCTCCTTATCCAACCCAGCCCCTCTCTCCAGCCCAGCTTCAACCCTGGGAAAACACCACCCCAATCAACTCATTCAGAAGCCCCTCCGAGCAAAATGGTGCTCCGGATTCCTCACCCGATACAGCCAGCCACTGTTTTACAGACAGTTCCAGGTGTCCCTCCACTGGGGGTCAGTGGAGGTGAGAGTTTTGAGTCTCCTGCAGCACTGCCTGCTATGCCCCCTGAGGCCAGGACGAGCTTCCCTCTGTCTGAGTCCCAGACTTTGCTCTCTTCTGCCCCTGTGCCCAAGGTAATGctgccctcccctgccccttcCATGTTTCGAAAGCCATATGTTAGACGGAGACCCTCAAAAAGAAGGGGAGCCAGGGCCTTTCGCTGTATCAAACCTGCCCCTGTTATCCACCCTGCATCTGTTATCTTCACTGTTCCTGCTACCACTGTGAAGATTGTGAGCCTTGGCGGTGGCTGTAACATGATCCAGCCTGTCAATGCGGCTGTGGCCCAGAGTCCCCAGACTATTCCCATTGCCACCCTCTTGGTTAACCCTACTTCCTTCCCCTGTCCATTGAACCAGCCCCTTGTGGCCTCCTCTGTCTCACCCTTAATTGTTTCTGGCAATTCTGTGAATCTTCCTATGCCATCCACCCCTGAAGATAAGGCCCACGTGAATGTGGACATTGCTTGTGCTGTGGCTGATGGGGAAAATGCCTTTCAGGGCCTAGAACCCAAATTAGAGCCCCAGGAACTATCTCCTCTCTCTGCTGCGGTTTTCCCCAAAGTGGAACATAGCCCAGGGCCTCCGCCAGTCGATAAACAGTGCCAAGAAGGATTGTCAGAGAACAGTGCCTATCGCTGGACCGTTGTGAAAACAGAGGAGGGAAGGCAAGCTCTGGAGCCGCTCCCTCAGGGCATCCAGGAGTCTCTAAACAACTCTTCCCCTGGGGATTTAGAGGAAGTTGTCAAGATGGAACCTGAAGATGCTACAGAGGAAATCAGTGGATTtccttga